GTTTCTCGGTGAAGTAGTCTTCTTCTTCGTACAAGAGGTATTTGCAAATTATCTGGttttaacagaaagagaaaaaggcagcCAAATACAATAGGACAGCCAGTAACGTGATAGTGCCCCTCGTCACAGAAAGATACTTTATGTAAGAGCAGAATAAATGCCCTCCAAGGTTTGGGCACAGAAAAGCCACAGAATTCTTGGGTCCCTCTTGAGCTCGTATCACTGCTTATAGTTAGAAAAAAGAGTTTGAAATAGTATtgacatttattaaaatacaatttctcACTTTGAGGGGTTGCAAATTAAGTGAATCACCATCAGCTTAACAGATCTTACACTGCTTAGGAAGAGAGGACCGAAAGTTTTGCAACtgttttttctctaaaaacaCCTAATAGGCCCCAAATGCTGATGGCTTCTAGCACAGAAAGGTGCTTTGAGATAGAAGGAGCATTTATCATTTATCTACTAAGTGCCAGACTTTGTACAAGAACTATTTCATAGGCCAGAGCGCCGCTCTGCCAGGAGGTCAGTCCTGGGTGCCTCTAACCGGTGCACAGAGCTCAGAAACAGAGCCTTCTTCTTGCAAGTATGTACAGTCCCTTGAGAGCTTCCACTGCAAACTCCCCTTCTCCCTTTGAATCCTGGCACAGTTCCTGCCGGGCATATAGACCCTCCCCCTCTCGAAGCACTCCTAGAGCTCTGACACACTCTTTCTGATACTTGCACCCcaacctttcctttcccttccaacATCAGCCTTTAGTGATAGAAATAATTTCTGTGTAGAAATTCTGATAGAAATGACTTTCTGTATCATTCAAATCTTGCATTTACTGTGCGCCTATGATGTATCAAACACCTTGCTACGTGCTACGAAAACAGCTGTTAAGATACAGCATGACAGTGCTTGGGTGTAAGTGTAGTTATGTGGCGTCATAAAGCTGCTACCCTCTGGGGTCTGAGAGGGTGAATCACCTGAGAGGTGAATCTTTCACCCTATTGATCAATCTCCCTACCGTTCCACCATTCACCTGGGGGAGACACTTGCCCTTGGGACCAGAAGGAAGTACAGGCTGGGGGGATCTTAGTTATACCGGATACGGGAGGATGAAGCAGAACTTCCTAAGAGTTACATACCTGATAAGATTCCACAAAAGGTTTAAAGAGGCCTATTAAAAATTCTAAGACAGGATTTCCTTTCGGGGTAACTAGGATGTCCCTTGTTGTCACTTGTATTGTCTCACTTTTACAGAGCAGGTAACAGCCTTCTTCAAAGtcctgggaaggaagaggagaagacagagtGCATCCACTAATTTAGGTTAACGGGGACACTGAGAGAACACCAGTTAATTCCACAACCCTTCCGGAAGGTTCTGGCTGTTAGCAGCCAGAGAAGCGTGTGTGCTAACACACAAAATGCAGAACCTCAAACAGCAAACACACAGAAGATTCATAAGCCTTAGAAATCATGACCCGGGGGATGGATTTTCTCACTCTGCATGGCCACACTCCTTACATTCCAACAGGAAGGACATACAGCAGGGCCTCAAAATATGTGGGGTTATGCTTATGCTCAAAATCTGCTGCCCTCATTTTCAACTGAGGAAAACCTGTGCTCCCTGGCACAGCGTACAGAAACCTAACTACTTGCCATCCTGGTACACCGCCCGCCGCGGCAAACCAGCGGGCCAGCAAACTACCAGGAATCTGGGAGCCCGATTCCTCATGAGCTGTCTATACCACTGGGTAACACTACTGCTCGCCAATCTCAAAGCAAGAGGCCCGGCACATTCCAACAAGTTGTTAACGGGAAAATGTGTGGCAGTcggtaaattttgttttaagtttatttacttattttgagagagagagagccagagagccaggcagagcgagtgggggaggggcagagagaaaggagacatagaattccaagcaggctccatgcttgccagcacggagcccaacatggggttcaaactcacgaaactgcaagatcatcacctgagcctaaaccaagagttggacgcttaatgaaccaaaccacccaggtgcccctgctggttggtaaatttttaacaaaacgGTGTTGATTTATTTACAGTGGCTGCACTGAAGGTTGAAAGAAAGACTCTCTTCTCACCAAATAAGCCCTACATTACTGATTAAACTTGACCAAGAACCAAAACAGAGCTTGCTGAGCTGTGAGTGTCCAAGTGTCTCTTTAATTCTGCCAAATGAAGCCTTGGAGAAAGGGAGGTCACACTCGTGGATACAAGCCTACCATTTCCAGAACTCACACTGTGAACACACTTGGGCTCTTCGGCTGTAAGGATTTACCTTGACTGTGTTTCCTGGAAGGAAGATGAACTCATCTGAAAAAACACTGACCAGGAAGCGAAAGCAACCGTAGACATCCTCtggaaataaattaattacatcAAATTACAACACTGCTTTTGAAGGGAGTACCAAGAAGTCCACGACTTTCCAAAATGCACTGCTTCAAAGGCATGTTATTCAAAGCCAGGGACAAGAATTAGGGCCCCCAAAGGAAGTTATAACCAATCCAAATTTTACGTACAGAACAAACTATAGTTTAGCAGTTTCAATAGTTGAATCTTAATCACAACTAGGCCTCAAACCAGTCAGTTTGGTGATGAACGAGATGCCACATTTCTTGGACGCTAGGGTCCTTCACTTTCCCCTGCCCATGGTTCCTTAGTAGAGAAGGAAAGCAATGACTTACTTCAGTCCCTTCTCTATTCATATTTCCGGCTGTCTTTACTATATTTTTAGCACTAGAAGACACACAGTAGAAAATACGGATTCTCCAGACACGTAGGTCTACCTCGCCCATCAACCACAGAgccttcttcatttttctgacaTATGCTATGAACTTCTCATTAGAAGAATATACAGACGCATGGACAGGAAATGTTGCCTCCAATTTCAGGGTGTCCCCAACACTCTAGAAGACCATGCATGTGATCCTTAGTTGTGAATGAATTTCAATGTAAGAAACCTCAGATCAAGATTTGAGTTTCCTGGGTCTTGAACTAAATTGTCTGACTTCTCTCCAGGGCCATTTccccatccacaaaatgagggCATGGACACAGGACCCTTGAGGTTCATTCCAATGCTAAAGGTCTATGGTTGGCACCGATAATTCTATCTTTggagttttgaaaaacaaaaacaagcacagCAATGTGTGGGCCACAgtccagacccactgaatcagaacaGGGCTCGCCCTTAGTAATTCCAGCATAGCCTGGGTAGAAAACCCCTGACCTCGACTACAGGTTCCGGTGGACAAAACCGgttttattcattgtttacaCTCCTCATCGCCACTGGGACGTTACTGGGTATCTAGTAAGCACTCCTGCGCTGCTGGATTGTTGTGCCCATGCTGACCGGGACATGGACAGCCGTGCTCTAGTCCCAGAACCTTCCTTAGGTGATTAGGTACCTTTCCAGGCCTCACTTCCCTTACTTATAAATGGAGAGGTTCAGGTTAGATGATTTCTTAGGTCCCTTTCAACTCCCAAATGTTAAGTGGATGGCCATGTATTTAGGGAACAAGCCTAGCTTCTTCCGAGTACACAGGGCCCCTTTGATGGTGTCTGGGACGCACACATGTGGCTGAGCGTGATAAGGCTTCAAATGCTGCTCCCTATATACGGAGCTGAACGGCCAGGTCTCTTCTAAAGTTCAAGACCACATTCCCGAAAGTTACCTTTCCGCAACCCGGGTGTCATGTGCAGTGCCATGGCTACTAAGGAAGGGCGGACAAAAATGTTGAGCAACTGGTTCCTGTAAGCTGAGCACATGAGGAGAGTGATATGCTGGAAGAGAAGCCCATGGACCACTTCTGAGTCTCCGGAGTCCACGTTCAGAACCACCTGGTCTTTGACAAGGCTGGCGATGTTGGAATGCAGAAGAAGGCTGGACTGGATAACTTCTTCAGCAGCTTCATTATCTACACACAAAGACAATGCGTTCAGGCAGCAAAGAAATGGGATGGGTTCCCTGCTGGGAGTCTTAGGCCAGTGCATGCATCAACGGTAGGGACCTGACAGATTTACTTTCAAGCACCAGGTTCTGGTTTTAGGCTCTACCAACTGAAGTAATGATACCCTACATGAAAGAtacctatttctttctctctttcttttttaagtaatctctatgcccaacatcgggctcaaactcacaatcctgagatcaagtgtcacatgctgttcccattgagccagccaggtcccctgTGAAGGATATTTTCCAAAAGCAGTATAAACTCTGAGGACATTTAATGCACTTTCTTATCTACCCCTAAATTGTCAGCCACTCTGAAATGCATATCAATTCCCAGTCTAAAAACCAACACTTCCTCAGGAACCAAGGGTATCCAGAGTTTTGTAACAGCAAGTTACAGGATAAGAAAATCACATGCATGTGAATTCGCAAAATACTAAGATAAGAAGGCTCATGATGAAAACAtacttcactctctctctctctcacacacacacacacacaccacttgcTTAGACCAATTAATTCCAAGATGGCAAGAATATTGCTTTGCAGCTTTGCTGGTGAACAAAGGGTAAACCCAGAGGCACTCCCCTAGCACCAGGCTTCCCTGGGCACAGGCAGACCCTGAGGAGGTTTTCTGGTTTTTTCACATCGAAGAAAACTAAAGAACTGAGCCCCTAACAGATGCTGGTAACTTACCACCTGACACCATGCTGGCCTAGAGAAGGCCAAGAAGTTAGTATTACAGAAGCGTAAGGAAGAGATGGTGATATTTAACCAACATTCTTGGCAAGGGAAATCATTTTACTGTTTCCCTGAGCCAAAGAGCTGGTTGCCGGGTATGTAGCCAGGCACACTGGTCAAGCTGGGCAAAGTCTGCTAATGCTTTGCGGAAGAGACAACTGAGGGGTGTGGGGTTTCCTTCTGGACTCGATCACATTGCTCTAGATGCACGTGTCTTGCCTCCGCTTGCTCAAGGTAATGACATATGGTAATGCTATATACACGATACAATATGACATGGCATAATGATACATGTATCATGAAGACCACTTGATAGGAGAATGCTTAGAATACGTGGTAAGTGgagtaaggaagaaaaaaggaactgaaCGGATGTACCACATTCTGAATCAGAAATCATATTTAATCACTCTATTACTGTTACTTAGATACCAACCGACTCTCACTCTATAATAACTTAAGTTATTTTAGTTGCTGAATAGATACTCTTAGCTACAGACTGGCCTACTTCTTCCatcttgagaaaacaaaaacGCTTGCAAAGACAGGTGCCTAGGTTTTCACATGCTCCTGGGCCAAGTAGGAGTCAGCACTTTACCTACGCTTTTCTCAGGATTTTCTACCTGAATCACACTCAACGTGTCCTTTGCCGCCCACGGGAACATGTGTCTGACTCATCTTTGTTTCCCTACTGGTGACCACTATTCAAGGCGATGGCCACTTCTGCTGGCAGTTCTGCCTAAACACCTCATAGCCCTacctcagctctgccattgcCTTGTTCaggctccttcccttcccattcGTGTGGCCCAGCTTGAAAACGGACACTGGTTGTTTTCTACAGTTGTTTGCAGTCATGtttccctgcttaaaatcctcgactgtggggtgcctgggtggcacagttggttaagtgcccagctcttgatttcagctcaggtcgtgatctcacggttcgtgggttcaagccctacatcgggctctgtgctgacagcatggagtctgcttgggattctctctctctctctctctctctctctctctctctctcaaagataaattaagGGGCGACcaggtagcttagtcagttaagtgtccgatttcggctcaggtgatatctcacggttcgtgagcttgagccccgcattcggctctctgctgtcagcacagagcttgtcaGAGCTTGCTTccgatcctgtctccctctctctctgcccctttcccacgctttctctctccaaaataaataaacataaaaaaataaataaacttaaaaaaaaaatctgcaattgAGTCCCGTAAACTACAGCTTCCAGTCCAGATCCCCCAGGCAGCAGGCCCAGCTAATCCAGCCTGTGTCCACATCTTTACCTTCCATCATCCGTCTCCCAGAGCCAACACTGTAAGCTCACCCACCCACCTGCAGGCCAGCATCACCGTGATGCGGTGCTGTTGCACCATTTCACGTTTCCCAATCCCTACGTTAGCAATCCCTTGCCCGCTCGTCTTCCAGAATGGCTCCTGCTTTTCCATCAAGATCGGTTCAAAAGTCATTTCTATGAAACCTTCCCCGAGCGTGGCCCTTCCCTACACAGGGGTCTCAGCAACGTTCTGCGGTCCATTCAaagttctttgtgtgtgtttcgCTGGCCCCGCTTCACTAgatgccccacccctgccttccacACGCCAGGAGGACGTCCCACACAGGGGTTGCGCCTTGTTCTCTCCGGCCTCTGGGTAGTTCCCAGCACCCACCAGGCACTCAAGAGGTTTAATGAGTGACCAGTGGGGAGCTATGAACGGATTACATTTCCATCTGTGGTCTCTGCAATTTTGACTCAAAGAGATTGGAAACAGCTAAAGCTAACACTTGGCACACACGTCCCAAACTCCCGGCAAAGTGTTTATAACGCCAATGAGGGCTTTACAAAGTTGTCATTTTCTGAGAATCGTATAAAGGTCCACGAGACTGGCCCTTTGGTCCTTTTGATGGGGTGAATCGAATGGGCTGCAAATCTAATGTGGTTTAAAACGAGGTGGGTGTATTACACTGACCACGGTGAGCAGTGAGTAATGCGTAGAACTGTCCAATCAAGGCTGCACACCTGAAACAAAACACGTGACGCTAActgtattttagtaaaaaaaaaaaaaaaacaaaaaactttgaaaaaataaaaataacaagaagtGGGTACGGAGGGAGGAATATGCGGAGGAAAGAAGATTCATCCACTCTCCACCCTGCTAGGTGCCAAGGAGGCAGCATTTTAATTAACATACCCAGAGTCTCATAGGAAGAAGTGACACGTAAGCAATTGTTCTCAAATAATCAACATACTGTATTCAGTGTCCCCCAGTGATAAAAACAAATGACGTTTTCTTtctgtctggggcgcctgggtggctcagtcagttaagcatcgactcttgattcggctcaggtcatgatctcacagtttgtgagttcaagtccctcatagggctctgtgctgagcctgtggagccggcttgagattctctctctccccctctctctgcccctcccctgcttgctctctctcgctctcaaataaataaacttaaaaaaaaagttttctttctctctgagcaAAGCTTTGCTCGGTGTCCTGTGTAGGTGTTTCATGTCTAGGTGACAGCTTTtccaaattaagaaacaaaaagcaagcacGCTCCTCACATACATCTCACATACGTACCGGGCCAGGTGAGAAACCCCCCGAAGGCCTGGGTTAAGCTTTTCAGCCATAAAGTCTTCTCCACCAGAGCGTCAAAGTCCATGGAAGGCCGGTTCTGAAGCAGAACAGCAGCCATGAGGGCCCACGGGCTCAGAACCAGGTTTTGAATTTGCAGAAGCTGCATTTTATAGGCAACTTCAGTGACAAAGGCATGCATGTCCTCTGACTGTTTCTGAGGGATATACCTATAAGAAAGAACAGGGAACAACAAATTACAGTTTTGCTACCCACATTGATGtgaatggtgggggaggggaacgggAGAAGGCAGACCCTTTAGAAGGCTTCTCATTCTTTCTGCCAACCCAATTCTCTCAGGTCACAGTGCAAGAATATACTTTCACTGTGGTGtcatctgtccctctgtctctacgGTATGCTCTTGAGAGGTGATAAAATACACTCAGGGGGACACAGTCCTATTCTTCCTGGTTCCAGGCAAAAcaacttctgttgttttataaCTAGGATGTATCACTTCCTCTGTGAAACCTGATGCCTCCCCCAGTGGACTGAACTACTCTGCCCTCTCAGAATTCGCTCGCTGCCCTTTGAACACCTCTCTCACAGAACACACCAGCTTACGTGGTAACCGCTCGTGCCTGCCCTGGATGGGCTACACAGCTTGCCTGACTGCTACGCCGCTCTGCTGAGAAGCTCACGATCCTCGCCTGACAGATTCTTCAGGCATGGATCACCAACCTTGGCATCCGATATCAGGAACCGATACAGAACAGGCTGAAGCAGGGACAGGCACAGGACCTGAGAGTGTCCACACCGTAAGGTGGCTTAATGGGAAAGCTAGAGCCAGTGAGGGCACCCCGTCCTACGTATCCGAGATCTATAGCATGGAGCCTGTGGCAGCATAAAGCTACCATCTGCTTGATCGCCGGCGAGGCCGCCAGTGAGGCACTCCAGCTGCTGCGGAACCACTGGCGCTACGGATGAATGATGAATGATGATGTGGTCGTGTGAAGCCTGTCTGAGCAGGTGGTTTCTGTCTCCCTTACTTCCCCATGTGTATTTCTCTAAATTAAGAAAATCCAAAGGTGTATCTGCACCTGCAACCTGAAAGAACCTAATACATTTCTGTGCCCATAAGACAataacctgtttttaaaaaattacttgagagagagagagagagagagagagagagagggagagcatgcgagagtgggggagaggggcagaggggaagggggaagaacagagcgagaatgccaagcaggctccacgctcagtgcagagcccgacagtggggcttgatcccatggcccaGGGaccacgatctgagccaaaatcaagagtagcgtgctctacaaactgagccacacgggcgcCCCAAAACTATAACCTTCTTGAGGACTGGGACTCACCGCCATTCATTCTGACCACATAATCCTTTCTAGGATTAACCACACTTTGGCCGACCTACCAATAGTGCTCAACGATTCCCACACACGCAGTACGGGCAGCGCACTGCACACTGTGGTGTAGCGTAGGCGGTAGGGCACTGGCTCCCCTGAGAATGAGCACTGACCTTGCCTACTTGACACACGTATCCTGCAAACGTAATTCTTTAATCGAAGCTTTCTGCTCCTCTGATACGTCATCTCGGATAACTAAGTTGCAGTCCTAGAAGGGGTCAACTCAAGAATCACAACTACCCTTCCAGATTTTCATCCTAATCTCTATGTCGGTTATGAAAACACAGGTCTTGCACCTTGGAATCAAGTTATACGGGCTCCGACTCATCCTTCCAGCTGCCAGAGATCGAAGTGACACAGGGTCTCCGAAGTACACGTGgatatttccaaaattttcagAGAGAATCTTCCTGGCTTTCAACAATCCCTAGTGGCATCATGACAGGGGAAATGGGGATAAACAGGAGTAAGTTCAGAAAGGAGTTGGTGTATAAATGAGCATTTTCTCTGAATTCAAGTAAAATcaaattcaaataaaagtttGGTTGTCCTAAATTTACGCACAGTTGTAGACTCCTTTGGCTTAGGCACCCCCAGAAGCTCATACGCATAAAGAGTTTCTTCCAATATCTTGTCGTAACTGATGCTAATTGGAACAAGGTACGTATCAaaaacttctcttttaaaaaatggttccaTCACAATATTCAGAAGACCTGTAAACAGGGAGACAGGGTTTTCCAGATGTATTGAAAAGTGGAGTAAACAAGGGGACACAAACAGGAAGACCCTGAAGTGCACAATAGACATTAAGCCCATAAATAGAAACAGTTACAACTTAAAC
This genomic stretch from Prionailurus bengalensis isolate Pbe53 chromosome D2, Fcat_Pben_1.1_paternal_pri, whole genome shotgun sequence harbors:
- the GNPAT gene encoding dihydroxyacetone phosphate acyltransferase isoform X1, with translation MDSSSSSNSSFSVGSASPGAVVLLYSKELKKWDEFEDILEERRHVSDLKFAMKCYTPLVYKGITPCKPSDIKYSVLNSEEVHYVIKQLSKESLQSVDVLREEVCEILDEMSHKLRLGVIRFFAFALSKIFKQIFSKVCVNEEGIQKLQRAIQEHPVVLLPSHRSYIDFLMLSFLLYNYDLPVPVIAAGMDFLGMKMVSELLRMSGAFFMRRTFGGNKLYWAVFSEYVKTMLRNGYAPVEFFLEGTRSRSAKTLTPKFGLLNIVMEPFFKREVFDTYLVPISISYDKILEETLYAYELLGVPKPKESTTGLLKARKILSENFGNIHVYFGDPVSLRSLAAGRMSRSPYNLIPRYIPQKQSEDMHAFVTEVAYKMQLLQIQNLVLSPWALMAAVLLQNRPSMDFDALVEKTLWLKSLTQAFGGFLTWPDNEAAEEVIQSSLLLHSNIASLVKDQVVLNVDSGDSEVVHGLLFQHITLLMCSAYRNQLLNIFVRPSLVAMALHMTPGLRKEDVYGCFRFLVSVFSDEFIFLPGNTVKDFEEGCYLLCKSETIQVTTRDILVTPKGNPVLEFLIGLFKPFVESYQIICKYLLYEEEDYFTEKQYLDGVRKFTSGLLDQGASQCYDVLSSDVQKNALAAFVRLGVVEKKKVNSHSVFNVNEPATTKLEEMLGCKIPLGKPATAKL
- the GNPAT gene encoding dihydroxyacetone phosphate acyltransferase isoform X2 — its product is MEKELKKWDEFEDILEERRHVSDLKFAMKCYTPLVYKGITPCKPSDIKYSVLNSEEVHYVIKQLSKESLQSVDVLREEVCEILDEMSHKLRLGVIRFFAFALSKIFKQIFSKVCVNEEGIQKLQRAIQEHPVVLLPSHRSYIDFLMLSFLLYNYDLPVPVIAAGMDFLGMKMVSELLRMSGAFFMRRTFGGNKLYWAVFSEYVKTMLRNGYAPVEFFLEGTRSRSAKTLTPKFGLLNIVMEPFFKREVFDTYLVPISISYDKILEETLYAYELLGVPKPKESTTGLLKARKILSENFGNIHVYFGDPVSLRSLAAGRMSRSPYNLIPRYIPQKQSEDMHAFVTEVAYKMQLLQIQNLVLSPWALMAAVLLQNRPSMDFDALVEKTLWLKSLTQAFGGFLTWPDNEAAEEVIQSSLLLHSNIASLVKDQVVLNVDSGDSEVVHGLLFQHITLLMCSAYRNQLLNIFVRPSLVAMALHMTPGLRKEDVYGCFRFLVSVFSDEFIFLPGNTVKDFEEGCYLLCKSETIQVTTRDILVTPKGNPVLEFLIGLFKPFVESYQIICKYLLYEEEDYFTEKQYLDGVRKFTSGLLDQGASQCYDVLSSDVQKNALAAFVRLGVVEKKKVNSHSVFNVNEPATTKLEEMLGCKIPLGKPATAKL